The following proteins are encoded in a genomic region of Cryptococcus neoformans var. neoformans JEC21 chromosome 2 sequence:
- a CDS encoding expressed protein, translated as MFTKAAIVVALAGTVNAALSINTPASLIECQPAALSWSGGSSTPYYLAVLPGGQVSATALENIDTVDTESYTWTVNLASGTNITIRVTDGSGNIAYSSPVVIQEGSSSSCLTSSSSSSATAAAGSSSGDSSASTTASGSSASSGSSGSSASTTASGSSASASSSSSSSDSGALLTKGNAGVAASLVGIVAAAFAAVA; from the exons GCTATCGTCGTCGCCCTCGCTGGCACTGTCAATGCAGCTCTTTCCATCAACACTCCC GCTTCTCTCATTGAATGCCAGCCAGCCGCTCTTTCATGGAGTGGTGGCTCTTCCACTCCTTACTATCTTGCCGTCCTTCCTGGTGGCCAAGTTTCTGCCACTGCT CTCGAGAACATCGACACTGTTGACACCGAGTCGTACACTTGGACAGTCAACCTTGCTTCGGGCACCAACAT AACCATCAGGGTCACCGATGGCAGCGGCAATATCGCTTACTCTTCCCCCGTCGTCATCCAGGAAGGCTCCAGCTCTTCCTGTTTGACTTCTagctcttcctcatctgcCACTGC CGCTGctggctcttcttccggtgactcttctgcttccacAACTGCCTCTGGCTCTTCTGCCTCATCAGGCTCTTCTGgctcttctgcttccacAACCGCCTCTGGTTCTTCTGcctccgcttcttcctcttcttcctctagCGACTCCGGAGCCCTTCTCACCAAGGGCAACGCCGGTGTCGCTGCTTCCCTCGTCGGTATTGTAGCCGCCGCTTTCGCTGCTGTTGCTTAG